In Candidatus Defluviilinea proxima, a single genomic region encodes these proteins:
- a CDS encoding aspartate aminotransferase family protein produces the protein MFGPKTHALQKRAQKIMPLGVNSNFRFWGEEITPYVEKAKGAYLWDVDGNKYIDYRMAFGPIILGHSYPEVDSKVIEEIQRGILFAMTGELEIAVAEMITEMAPAVEMVRMACSGTEATMHAIRVARAYTGRDLILKFEGNYHGFHDHTLWSTYAPVEAYGNRRSPIPVPASSGIPKTMREFIITLPFNDFDGFERVMRSYGEQIAAVISEPCQGNCAAINPQDGFLELIRKKTEEYGCVFILDEVKTGFRIANGGAQEYYGIKPDLATYAKALGNGYPIAAFGGKKEIMSIIGQGVAQGGTYTNNKPGIAGAYATLSLLKSKPILKAIAQRGQRLMDGLKDIFEENDIPAAMTGYPAMFSFSLGVEAVTCQRDWAKSDHDLYLKLVEKAIAKGVMPDYDSREPWFMCYDHSDADVDETLSVYAEIVKEVKN, from the coding sequence ATGTTCGGTCCAAAGACACATGCGTTACAAAAGCGTGCGCAGAAAATTATGCCATTGGGGGTCAATTCTAATTTTCGATTTTGGGGGGAAGAGATTACACCGTATGTTGAAAAAGCAAAAGGTGCGTATTTATGGGACGTTGATGGGAATAAGTATATCGATTATCGCATGGCCTTTGGACCAATTATCCTCGGTCATTCCTACCCCGAAGTTGATTCGAAAGTAATTGAAGAGATCCAACGCGGAATCCTTTTTGCCATGACCGGGGAACTGGAGATCGCTGTCGCTGAGATGATCACAGAGATGGCTCCCGCAGTGGAGATGGTCCGCATGGCGTGTTCAGGGACAGAAGCGACCATGCATGCCATTCGCGTGGCACGTGCTTATACCGGGCGTGACTTGATCCTGAAGTTCGAGGGTAACTATCATGGTTTCCATGACCATACATTGTGGTCGACATATGCTCCTGTTGAAGCGTATGGGAATCGGCGTAGTCCAATTCCGGTGCCGGCCTCCTCAGGCATCCCGAAGACGATGCGGGAATTCATTATCACACTTCCATTTAATGATTTCGATGGCTTTGAGCGTGTGATGCGTTCGTATGGCGAGCAGATCGCGGCTGTGATCTCTGAACCGTGTCAGGGAAATTGTGCAGCAATCAATCCGCAGGATGGCTTCCTTGAATTGATCCGCAAGAAGACGGAAGAATATGGCTGTGTCTTTATTCTCGATGAAGTGAAGACTGGTTTCCGTATTGCCAACGGTGGTGCGCAAGAGTATTACGGAATCAAACCTGACCTTGCAACGTATGCGAAGGCTCTTGGCAACGGATACCCGATTGCGGCATTTGGTGGCAAGAAAGAGATCATGTCCATTATTGGACAGGGCGTAGCGCAAGGCGGGACGTACACAAATAACAAGCCCGGTATTGCTGGCGCGTATGCGACCTTAAGCCTGTTGAAATCAAAACCGATTCTGAAGGCCATCGCACAACGCGGACAACGCCTCATGGATGGCTTGAAGGATATCTTCGAAGAGAACGATATCCCCGCCGCGATGACTGGGTACCCGGCCATGTTCTCGTTCTCCTTAGGAGTCGAAGCTGTGACCTGTCAACGAGACTGGGCGAAAAGCGATCATGACTTGTATCTCAAGCTTGTTGAAAAAGCCATCGCCAAAGGTGTGATGCCTGACTATGATTCGCGAGAACCGTGGTTTATGTGTTACGACCATTCAGATGCCGATGTAGATGAAACATTAAGCGTCTATGCTGAGATCGTAAAGGAAGTGAAGAATTGA
- a CDS encoding aminotransferase class III-fold pyridoxal phosphate-dependent enzyme — translation MTKLTSQEIIDLNKEYTFFSWSVQGQVNPIPVTKAEGVYFWDADGKRYLDFSSQLMNTNIGHQHPKVIKAIQDQAAQLTFTHPGNATEARGLLGKKLAEVTPGDLKKTFFALGGSEANENAIKIARFYTGRHKILARYRSYHGATHGSIALTGDYRRLAVEPVMPGGVHFLDPFCYRCPFGQKPESCKRECISHLEEVIKYEGPDKIAAIIMEGVVGSNGLIVPPDDYWPRVRELCDKYGILLISDEVMSGWGRTGKWFAVDNWNVTPDIITTAKGITSGYTPLGAVIVSEKIAKFFDDKYFYAGLTYSAHALSCATALATIEVYEEDKLIENAALLGKYLGEALEDIKARHVSVGDVRYIGLFSTIELVVNRETKESFSPVVMAEVGKVLRQNGLFTFIMANNMGSMVFIVPPLCITQEQIDEGLAIVEKALEVADKQLK, via the coding sequence ATGACAAAACTAACATCCCAAGAAATCATTGACCTCAACAAAGAATACACTTTCTTCTCCTGGTCCGTGCAGGGACAGGTGAATCCTATTCCTGTGACCAAAGCGGAAGGCGTGTACTTCTGGGATGCGGACGGGAAACGCTATTTGGATTTCTCGTCCCAACTGATGAACACCAATATCGGGCATCAACATCCCAAAGTTATCAAAGCCATTCAAGACCAGGCCGCGCAGTTGACTTTCACTCATCCGGGCAACGCTACGGAAGCGCGTGGTTTGCTCGGCAAAAAGTTGGCAGAAGTGACGCCGGGTGATTTGAAAAAGACCTTTTTTGCGCTTGGTGGCTCGGAAGCAAATGAGAATGCGATCAAGATTGCGCGCTTCTATACGGGGCGCCATAAGATCCTTGCGCGCTATCGCTCGTATCACGGTGCGACGCATGGCTCAATTGCGTTGACAGGCGATTACCGCCGCCTTGCAGTGGAGCCGGTCATGCCGGGCGGAGTCCATTTCCTTGACCCATTCTGTTATCGCTGTCCGTTTGGGCAGAAACCTGAGTCATGCAAACGGGAATGTATTTCCCATTTGGAAGAAGTCATTAAATATGAAGGACCTGACAAGATCGCCGCGATCATCATGGAAGGTGTGGTTGGCTCAAACGGACTCATCGTCCCGCCCGATGATTATTGGCCTCGCGTGCGTGAGTTGTGCGACAAGTATGGCATCTTGTTGATCTCTGACGAGGTCATGAGCGGATGGGGACGCACCGGCAAATGGTTCGCCGTGGACAACTGGAATGTGACTCCGGACATCATTACCACCGCCAAGGGCATCACCAGCGGATACACCCCGCTCGGTGCGGTCATTGTCTCTGAGAAGATCGCCAAGTTCTTCGATGATAAATATTTCTATGCGGGTCTCACATATAGCGCGCATGCGCTTTCTTGTGCTACTGCATTGGCAACAATCGAAGTCTACGAAGAAGATAAGCTAATTGAAAATGCCGCTTTGCTCGGAAAATATCTCGGCGAAGCGTTGGAAGATATCAAAGCGAGACATGTCTCCGTGGGCGATGTACGTTACATCGGCTTGTTCTCAACGATTGAGTTGGTCGTCAACCGTGAGACCAAGGAAAGCTTCTCGCCTGTCGTCATGGCGGAAGTTGGCAAGGTCTTGCGCCAAAACGGACTGTTCACCTTCATCATGGCGAACAACATGGGCAGTATGGTCTTCATTGTTCCGCCGTTGTGCATCACGCAGGAACAAATCGACGAAGGTCTCGCTATCGTCGAGAAGGCGCTGGAAGTTGCGGATAAACAATTGAAATAA
- a CDS encoding CoA-acylating methylmalonate-semialdehyde dehydrogenase, whose product MEILNYINGEWVKPTVKEYFDVINPATGLVIAKTPLGTKADVDSAAKAASEAYISWRRVPVNDRVQYLFKLRDLMRSNHDEIAKLITEECGKTFEEAKAEMVRAFENIEVACGMPHMSKGEFVEDIAPGIDEIMIRQPVGVCATIAPFNFPGMIPFWYLPYALAAGNTYIVKPSEKVPTTMQFIFKLIEQVGFPKGVVNMVNGAKDVVDGILEHPSIRAITFVGSTNIAKYIYATAASHGKRVQAQGGAKNPVIVLPDADMDMATKIIADSAFGCAGQRCLAVSFAVTVGTARNTFTELICDAASTRVVGYGMDSGVQMGPVINAASKARVESLIGLGVQEGAGIPVDGRGTLVKGYEGGNFVRPTILADVPRGSEIAKTEIFGPVLSLMHVETVDDAIELVNSGQYGNQASLFTSSGSAARKFRYEADAGNIGINIGVAAPMAFFPFSGWKDSFFGDMHGQGMDAVEFFTQKKIVVERWPKEWTRKF is encoded by the coding sequence ATGGAAATCCTCAACTACATCAACGGCGAATGGGTCAAGCCCACCGTCAAAGAATATTTCGATGTCATCAACCCCGCTACGGGACTGGTGATCGCCAAGACTCCGCTCGGCACAAAAGCGGATGTGGACTCAGCGGCGAAAGCCGCCAGTGAAGCGTATATTTCGTGGCGGCGTGTGCCGGTCAATGATCGCGTGCAGTATCTTTTCAAACTGCGCGACCTCATGCGTTCCAATCATGATGAGATTGCCAAACTCATCACTGAAGAATGTGGCAAGACCTTCGAAGAAGCCAAGGCCGAGATGGTGCGCGCCTTTGAGAATATCGAAGTCGCTTGCGGAATGCCGCACATGAGCAAGGGCGAATTCGTCGAAGATATTGCCCCTGGCATTGACGAGATCATGATCCGTCAGCCCGTGGGTGTGTGCGCCACGATCGCGCCGTTCAACTTCCCTGGCATGATCCCGTTTTGGTATCTGCCGTATGCGCTTGCCGCTGGCAACACCTACATCGTTAAGCCTTCTGAAAAAGTGCCCACCACGATGCAGTTCATCTTCAAGCTCATCGAGCAGGTTGGTTTCCCTAAGGGCGTGGTCAACATGGTCAACGGCGCGAAAGATGTGGTGGATGGCATCCTTGAGCATCCGTCCATTCGCGCGATCACGTTTGTCGGTTCCACCAACATCGCAAAATATATTTACGCCACCGCCGCGTCACATGGCAAGCGTGTGCAGGCGCAGGGTGGAGCGAAGAATCCTGTCATCGTTTTGCCGGATGCAGATATGGACATGGCTACGAAGATCATTGCGGACTCTGCCTTCGGATGCGCGGGACAACGCTGTCTCGCCGTCTCTTTCGCAGTGACGGTTGGTACAGCCCGAAATACTTTTACTGAGCTGATATGTGATGCTGCTTCGACTCGTGTCGTCGGCTACGGCATGGACTCCGGTGTCCAGATGGGACCGGTCATCAATGCGGCGTCAAAGGCGAGAGTCGAGTCGTTGATTGGACTCGGCGTCCAGGAAGGAGCAGGCATCCCCGTAGATGGACGCGGAACTTTAGTCAAAGGATATGAAGGCGGTAACTTTGTACGTCCCACGATTTTGGCAGATGTCCCGCGTGGAAGTGAGATCGCAAAGACAGAGATCTTCGGTCCCGTGTTGAGTCTCATGCATGTGGAAACGGTTGACGATGCAATTGAACTCGTCAACAGCGGACAGTATGGCAATCAAGCGAGTCTGTTTACGTCATCGGGTTCTGCCGCGCGAAAGTTTAGATACGAGGCTGATGCAGGCAACATCGGCATCAACATCGGTGTTGCCGCGCCGATGGCATTCTTCCCGTTCAGCGGTTGGAAGGATTCGTTCTTCGGCGATATGCACGGGCAGGGCATGGACGCAGTAGAGTTCTTCACGCAGAAGAAAATTGTGGTGGAACGCTGGCCCAAGGAATGGACAAGGAAGTTTTAA
- a CDS encoding APC family permease codes for MAEISATQNSGIPVRVIQRRLTLLPLVMIMFFTVSGGAYGLEDLVGYSAPGMSLLLILLTPIIWSLPTALMVAELSTAMPVQGGYYAWVKKALGPFWGFQEGWWSWLTSFVDMAIYPVLFADYLSALLVQQFDIHALENPWIHWGVTLLVIWIFAGLNIRGTKNVGDSSNWFGLFILAPFAVMSVIGIVRLIQNPFPIWEPFVPPDTSVFGAFGVGLFVVMWNYLGWDGVSTVSEEIENPKKNYPRTLAITIPLVTLAYLLPVVGGLAVSRDWENWTAGYFPQVAAAIGGQWLGAWLAIGGLVSAVGLFSALLLSISRLPFVMAEDGYLPKGITKMHPKYETPWVAIVVCATIYSFFTLSAFASLVVVDVIVYSAALLLEFTALIAFRIKFPKMKRPYRVPGGWFGIFLVTIFPLAVLVLAVTSTIQEEGIGALYLSIGAIATGPILYPILKKFVKKDQPDVEVPIEMEA; via the coding sequence ATGGCTGAAATAAGTGCAACGCAGAATAGTGGTATTCCGGTTCGAGTCATTCAGCGACGGTTGACGTTGTTGCCGCTCGTGATGATCATGTTTTTCACGGTGAGCGGCGGCGCCTATGGGCTGGAAGATTTGGTTGGTTATTCCGCGCCCGGCATGAGTCTTCTGCTTATTTTATTGACGCCCATCATTTGGAGTTTGCCTACAGCGTTGATGGTGGCTGAACTTTCCACAGCCATGCCTGTGCAAGGTGGTTATTATGCCTGGGTGAAAAAGGCGCTCGGCCCATTTTGGGGATTTCAGGAAGGCTGGTGGAGTTGGCTTACTTCTTTTGTGGATATGGCGATCTACCCGGTATTGTTTGCTGATTATCTTTCTGCGTTGCTGGTTCAACAATTCGATATTCATGCCCTTGAAAATCCATGGATCCATTGGGGTGTTACTTTGTTGGTGATCTGGATATTTGCCGGATTGAATATTCGCGGCACAAAAAATGTAGGCGATTCATCCAATTGGTTTGGGTTGTTCATCCTTGCGCCTTTCGCAGTTATGTCAGTGATCGGGATCGTACGTTTGATCCAAAATCCTTTCCCGATCTGGGAGCCTTTCGTTCCGCCTGATACATCTGTTTTCGGCGCGTTTGGCGTGGGGTTGTTCGTTGTCATGTGGAATTACCTTGGTTGGGATGGTGTCTCCACGGTTTCGGAGGAGATTGAAAACCCGAAGAAAAATTATCCGCGAACATTAGCGATCACCATTCCGCTTGTGACGTTGGCATATTTGCTCCCTGTAGTGGGAGGTCTGGCAGTTTCACGCGATTGGGAAAACTGGACGGCGGGTTATTTCCCACAGGTTGCGGCGGCAATTGGTGGTCAATGGTTGGGCGCCTGGCTTGCGATTGGTGGGTTGGTCAGTGCGGTAGGGCTTTTTAGTGCATTACTGCTTTCGATCTCACGCCTGCCCTTTGTGATGGCGGAGGATGGATATTTGCCGAAAGGCATCACAAAGATGCACCCGAAATACGAAACACCCTGGGTGGCGATTGTGGTCTGTGCCACGATCTATTCCTTCTTCACGCTCAGTGCATTTGCAAGCCTGGTGGTTGTAGATGTGATCGTTTATTCGGCGGCGTTGTTGTTGGAATTCACGGCGTTGATCGCCTTCCGTATCAAGTTCCCAAAGATGAAGCGTCCATATCGTGTGCCGGGTGGTTGGTTTGGAATATTCTTGGTAACCATATTCCCGCTGGCCGTGTTGGTTCTTGCTGTGACGAGCACCATTCAGGAAGAAGGGATCGGTGCGCTCTACCTTTCGATTGGAGCGATCGCCACAGGGCCGATTCTCTACCCAATTTTGAAAAAGTTCGTCAAGAAAGATCAGCCTGACGTTGAAGTCCCAATTGAAATGGAAGCATAA
- a CDS encoding universal stress protein, with protein MIKKILLPTDGSEYSQKTVQYAIDLARSLGASVDVMHAYQSASFLRKRAAAMMEEYKQMMEEDAKEIVTEIAEQLKSEGIQVSAVVVEGPAAEAILRAVDELNPDVIVMGSRGVGGFSNMLLGGVAEHVVHYSKVPVLVVK; from the coding sequence ATGATCAAAAAAATCCTTTTACCTACAGATGGTTCAGAATATTCGCAGAAGACCGTGCAATATGCGATTGACCTTGCCAGGTCTCTGGGTGCAAGTGTAGATGTGATGCATGCCTATCAGTCTGCCTCCTTTTTGCGAAAACGCGCCGCCGCCATGATGGAAGAGTACAAACAAATGATGGAGGAAGATGCGAAAGAGATCGTTACGGAGATTGCCGAGCAACTGAAATCAGAAGGGATACAGGTTTCGGCAGTGGTCGTGGAGGGACCTGCCGCAGAAGCCATATTACGTGCTGTGGATGAATTAAACCCTGACGTGATCGTAATGGGTTCGCGTGGTGTGGGCGGTTTCAGTAACATGCTGTTGGGCGGTGTTGCTGAGCACGTGGTCCATTATTCGAAAGTCCCTGTGCTGGTGGTGAAGTAA